TGAAGATCATCTTAATATAGAAACAAGTCCGACAAGCATGAACAAAGCTCCGAGAACTATATCCCACAGGCGAGGATAGCTCCTTATCACAGATCCCTGATCGTTGATCTTGTCCAAAGAAACATATTGTCCCATCCCCCTGAAGAACCAGCCTTCGGCCATGACCGATCTGCCGATCAGACCCTTTAACTTATTCAGCGCAAAAAACAAATTCCCGAGCACGCTCAAATTCGAATTATAATCAAGATAGATCAGCCCGCCATTATCTTCGAACATCATATCTTCCCCAAGCACCGCGCCGGCATCTCCGCGCCCGACGACTTTTCCGCTAAGTTCTACTTTTTTTCCTCTCACGGGACAGGCATAGATATCCGACATAAGCTCCCGGATCGTCGTTTTTTCGGCCGCAAGGTTCGGAAATCTGTAGATCGCTTTTATGATCATCGCCGCGCCAAGAAGCAGGAATACGAAACCGACGCTTCCGCCGCTCACAAATGCCATGAACGTCCCCACGGCCGTTCCGATCTGCGGCAAAAAACTTATGCACAATCCGAGAAAAAAATTATGATAAAGCCTGACCTTGTCGATCGGGATCGAGTTGACGGTGTTCCTGATATTGAAAGGGCCGCTCTTTCCCATGGCAAGCGAAAGCTCATTCAGCCTTTCGATCCTTTTTCCGGTCAAAGGATGGGTCGAACCCAGTTCCAGAATAAATGCCCAGGGACTTATAAAATCATATGCCATGACCTTGCAGATCATTTCCGGAGAATCCGAGAGATTGGCGACCAGCCCCAAACTCTTCACACTGTGCACATCGATTATCCCCAAAGCCCTGGTGCTTTCCATCAGCCGGTGCGATCTCTCGTCATCCTTTTTTGCAACGATCCCATAGGCGATCCTCACAAGGGACCATGAAAGGACCTCCGGCTTTCCGGTGGTCTTTGCCGAAAATTCATCGGCATAATATTCGCGAAGCCTGCTGAGATACATAAGTATATAGGTACCGGCAACATAGAAAGCATAGGACATGACGGCGATGAACAGATACAGAATATTTCCCCTCTTCCTCGCAGACGGGCTTTTGGTTGTCGAGAAT
This genomic window from Candidatus Paceibacterota bacterium contains:
- a CDS encoding M48 family metalloprotease, yielding MLKNLKKASLITLSVLSGFVFTIFLAAAYILGEINIPFLILATIFFNIIMWLVGPSITDVMLRIFYHMKFYEYRDLHNNHPETAAFLEKVCKDNKIRFPRVGIIEDDNPTAFTYGSLPWNARMIFSRGLFTYLKQDEREAVLAHEVGHIVHYDFVVITIASTFLQILYEFYVIFSTTKSPSARKRGNILYLFIAVMSYAFYVAGTYILMYLSRLREYYADEFSAKTTGKPEVLSWSLVRIAYGIVAKKDDERSHRLMESTRALGIIDVHSVKSLGLVANLSDSPEMICKVMAYDFISPWAFILELGSTHPLTGKRIERLNELSLAMGKSGPFNIRNTVNSIPIDKVRLYHNFFLGLCISFLPQIGTAVGTFMAFVSGGSVGFVFLLLGAAMIIKAIYRFPNLAAEKTTIRELMSDIYACPVRGKKVELSGKVVGRGDAGAVLGEDMMFEDNGGLIYLDYNSNLSVLGNLFFALNKLKGLIGRSVMAEGWFFRGMGQYVSLDKINDQGSVIRSYPRLWDIVLGALFMLVGLVSILR